A stretch of the Solanum dulcamara chromosome 6, daSolDulc1.2, whole genome shotgun sequence genome encodes the following:
- the LOC129891577 gene encoding protein REDUCED CHLOROPLAST COVERAGE 2 isoform X1: MAPKTGKAKPHKAKGEKKKKEEKVLPNVIEIAVETPEDSQVMLKGISTDKILDVRKLLAVNVETCHVTNYSLSHEVRGMRLKDTVEIVLLKPCHLSLIEEDYTEEQAVAHIRRLLDIVACTTSFAGSSSSPKTTGRTGTEPGPENALAEPKSGKPKTQEPKKVGAKPSKPDAAAGCDCADAGDAAEKGDPAMMCPPPRLGQFYDFFSFAHLTPPIQYIRRSSRPFLEDKTEDDFFQIDVRICSGKPTTIVASRTGFYPAGKRALSSHSLVGLLQQLSRVFDAAYKALMKGFTEHNKFGNLPYGFRANTWVVPPFVAENPATFPPLPMEDENWGGNGGGQGRDGKHDHRPWAKEFAILAAMPCKTAEERQIRDRKAFLLHSLFVDVSVLKAVASIKQLVDNSSSSTISYEEKIGDLLISVTKDMSDASKKLDNKNDGIQVLGMSPEDLAKRNLLKGITADESATVHDTSTLGVVVVRHCGYTAIVKVVAEVNWGTNPIPQDIEIDDQAEGGANALNVNSLRMLLHKSSTPQPSSQVHKLQGADVEDVQAAKSLVRQVLGESLQKLQEEGSKQVKSIRWELGACWVQHLQNQASGKVESKQTDEAKVEPAVKGLGKHGGLLKEIKKKSDDKSSKASSGNEVSSSDANKKELEKLDEEMEVLWKKVLPEAAYLRLKESETGLHLKSPDELISMAHKYYADTALPKLVADFGSLELSPVDGRTLTDFMHTRGLQMFSLGRVVELADKLPHVQSLCIHEMVVRAYKHILQAVVAAVDNIANVAASIASCLNVLLGNPSAENDDSDDDLKWKWIENFLSKRFGWQWKDESREDLRKFAILRGLCHKVGLELVPKDYDMDSPFPFKKSDIISMVPVYKHVACSSADGRTLLESSKTSLDKGKLEDAVTFGTKALSKLVSVCGPYHRMTAGAYSLLAVVLYHTGDFNQATIYQQKALDINERELGLDHPDTMKSYGDLAVFYYRLQHTELALKYVNRALYLLHLTCGPSHPNTAATYINVAMMEEGLGNVHVALRYLHEALKCNQRLLGADHIQTAASYHAIAIALSLMEAYSLSVQHEQTTLQILQAKLGPDDLRTQNFLQDAAAWLEYFESKALEQQEAARNGTPKPDASISSKGHLSVSDLLDYIAPDAEMKAREAQKKQARAKVKGKAGQNGGIATDEFEKDELLSPTSPVVENSSDKENKSELDNKSELKIAEPTPKESDHILIEQTLLEKNDDVILEDTSEEGWQEALPKGRSTMSRKISSSRRPNLAKLNTNFTNASHLPRARGKTTNFPSPRLTTNESTASSGLSPASKKFVKSASFSPKLNTAASPTGGTERSSKPKSAPITPAQTEQVVKTNSIVSSISVQAAGKLFSYKEVALAPPGTIVKAVAEQLPKDSSSEQTKETVATDSTLPTTAKTNDGEKAQKVNGEKQHDDSGDTQQSKEKAPVSAEFSDGTKADASGEKDGVVTASEVKPAAKNKGDSTNSSIPGIQNNRSSSDSNATSKVNMLESKADKIPDNSSDLEPANDLVTEKDSCLTNEGAAVKEKNDDEPSDPGSVTLPTGVDKDITSNASTVLTESDQQGDSEAGKEATKKLSAAAPPFNPSPIPVFGTIPAPGFKEHGGILPPPVNIPPLLPLSPVRRSPHQSATARVPYGPRLSGGYGRSGNRVPRNKPAFLNGEPNGDASHFAIPRIMNPHAAEFVPGQPWVPNGFPVAPNGYMASPNGYAISPNSIPVSPDGSPASLNSTSVTDDGLPVSPVEAGESPSAVTVEEAAENHDTAVADGTEVETSSSLVTDQTESQQIMQDQEEDVEKQHDIPKVDEKSQCENGEMSEDTPAQSDEITTSKETCSTVVLEEKGTKRWGDYSDSENEVVELTGYPSRTAAESQSCFPAQMSGEDQNQVMY, translated from the exons atggctCCCAAAACAGGAAAAGCTAAGCCACACAAAGCAAAgggagagaagaagaaaaaagaagagaaag TTCTGCCAAACGTTATAGAGATAGCAGTGGAAACACCTGAAGACTCACAAGTGATGCTTAAG GGTATATCAACGGACAAGATTTTAGATGTGAGAAAGCTCTTAGCCGTCAATGTGGAGACATGTCACGTGACCAATTACTCCTTGTCACATgag GTGAGAGGAATGAGGCTAAAAGATACAGTGGAGATTGTGTTGCTGAAACCGTGCCACCTCAGCTTAATCGAAG AGGATTATACAGAAGAGCAAGCAGTGGCTCATATTAGAAGACTTCTCGACATAGTTGCATGCACCACTTCTTTCGCCGGTTCATCTTCTTCACCCAAAACCACCGGTCGAACCGGTACTGAACCCGGTCCAGAAAATGCACTGGCCGAACCAAAATCAGGCAAGCCTAAAACTCAGGAACCGAAAAAGGTCGGCGCTAAGCCGTCGAAGCCGGATGCCGCCGCCGGATGCGACTGCGCCGATGCCGGCGACGCGGCGGAGAAAGGTGATCCCGCGATGATGTGTCCCCCGCCGCGGTTGGGACAGTTCTACGACTTCTTCTCGTTCGCTCATCTCACTCCTCCGATCCAAT ATATTAGGAGATCAAGTCGACCATTCCTTGAGGATAAAACAGAAGATGATTTTTTCCAAATAGAT GTCCGAATTTGCAGTGGCAAGCCAACAACAATTGTTGCTTCTAGGACAGGTTTCTATCCTGCTGGAAAACGCGCTCTTTCGAGTCACTCTTTGGTTGGATTGTTGCAACAATTAAGTCGAGTTTTTGATGCT GCATACAAGGCTCTCATGAAAGGATTCACTGAGCATAATAAG TTTGGGAATCTTCCTTATGGTTTTCGAGCGAACACATGGGTTGTCCCTCCTTTTGTTGCTGAAAATCCAGCTACTTTCCCTCCACTTCCCATGGAAGATGAGAATTGGGGAGGAAATGGAGGTGGACAGGGAAGAGATGGTAAGCATGATCATAGGCCGTGGGCGAAGGAATTTGCGATTCTGGCAGCAATGCCTTGTAAAACAGCGGAAGAAAGGCAAATTAGAGATAGGAAAGCGTTTCTACTGCACAGTCTATTCGTTGATGTATCAGTTCTCAAAGCAGTTGCTTCCATAAAGCAACTAGTGGACAATAGCTCTAGTTCTACAATTTCATACGAGGAAAAAATTGGAGATCTTCTTATCAGTGTGACAAAAGATATGTCAGATGCGAGCAAGAAATTGGACAACAAAAACGATGGCATTCAGGTGCTAGGCATGTCGCCAGAGGATCTTGCAAAGAGAAACTTACTTAAAGGCATAACTGCAGATGAGAGCGCAACTGTTCAT GATACTTCTACCTTGGGTGTAGTGGTGGTTAGACACTGTGGCTACACAGCTATCGTAAAAGTTGTAGCTGAGGTGAACTGGGGAACAAATCCCATTCCTCAGGATATTGAAATAGATGACCAGGCAGAGGGAGGTGCAAACGCATTAAATGTTAATAG CTTGAGAATGCTGTTGCACAAGTCATCAACGCCTCAGCCATCTAGCCAAGTACATAAATTACAAGGTGCAGATGTCGAAGACGTTCAGGCTGCTAAGTCTTTAGTAAGACAGGTTCTCGGTGAAAGCTTGCAGAAGTTACAGGAAGAAGGTAGTAAACAAGTGAAATCTATTAGATGGGAACTGGGTGCATGTTGGGTGCAACATTTGCAAAATCAAGCCTCCGGGAAAGTTGAGTCTAAGCAAACTGATGAAGCTAAAGTAGAGCCAGCGGTAAAGGGTCTTGGGAAGCATGGTGGTCTGCTGAAGGAAATTAAGAAGAAATCAGATGACAAGAGCAGCAAAGCCAGTTCAGGGAACGAAGTTTCTTCAAGTGACGCGAACAAGAAAGAGCTAGAGAAACTAGACGAGGAAATGGAAGTTCTTTGGAAAAAGGTGCTACCTGAAGCAGCATATTTGCGCCTAAAGGAGTCAGAAACTGGTCTTCACCTTAAG TCACCCGATGAGTTGATCAGTATGGCACATAAATACTACGCTGATACTGCCCTTCCAAAACTG GTTGCTGATTTTGGGTCACTGGAGCTTTCACCTGTTGATGGAAGGACACTGACAGATTTCATGCACACCAGGGGTTTGCAAATGTTCTCCTTGGGACGCGTG GTGGAACTTGCAGACAAACTTCCTCACGTTCAATCTCTTTGTATTCACGAGATGGTTGTCAGAGCTTACAAACACATACTGCAGGCTGTTGTGGCAGCAGTTGATAATATTGCTAATGTGGCTGCATCAATTGCTTCTTGTTTAAACGTATTGCTCGGGAATCCCTCTGCAGAAAATGATGATTCAGATGATGATTTGAAATGGAAGTGGATAGAAAATTTTCTTTCGAAGAGGTTTGGGTGGCAGTGGAAGGATGAAAGTAGGGAGGATCTTAGAAAATTTGCCATTCTTCGAGGTCTTTGTCATAAG GTAGGACTTGAGCTTGTCCccaaagactatgacatggaCTCTCCATTTCCTTTCAAGAAGTCGGATATCATAAGCATGGTCCCTGTGTACAAG CATGTTGCATGCTCATCAGCGGATGGGCGTACATTGCTGGAATCATCCAAAACTTCTCTGGATAAAGGCAAACTGGAGGATGCTGTAACTTTTGGAACTAAG GCACTCTCAAAACTCGTTTCTGTATGTGGTCCTTACCATCGAATGACAGCGGGTGCATACAGTCTCTTAGCTGTGGTACTCTACCATACTGGAGATTTTAATCag GCTACTATTTATCAACAAAAAGCTTTGGATATTAATGAAAGAGAGCTTGGACTTGACCACCCAGATACAATGAAGAGTTATGGAGATTTAGCAGTTTTCTACTACCGACTTCAACACACCGAGTTGGCATTAAA GTATGTCAATCGTGCCCTCTATCTTTTGCATCTTACTTGTGGACCTTCTCATCCAAATACTGCTGCAACATATATAAATGTTGCAATGATGGAGGAAGGTCTCGGAAATGTCCACGTTGCACTTAGGTACCTTCACGAGGCTCTTAAGTGTAACCAGAGACTTCTTGGAGCTGACCATATTCAA ACTGCTGCCAGCTACCATGCTATTGCAATTGCTCTTTCTTTAATGGAAGCATATTCCTTGAGCGTTCAGCATGAGCAAACTACACTTCAGATACTGCAAGCTAAACTTGGACCCGATGATTTACGTACTCAG AATTTTCTGCAGGATGCTGCGGCATGGCTTGagtattttgagtctaaagcaCTTGAGCAGCAAGAAGCTGCACGGAATGGTACCCCGAAGCCTGATGCCTCTATCTCTAGCAAAGGCCATCTAAG TGTCTCGGATTTATTGGATTACATAGCTCCAGATGCTGAGATGAAGGCTAGAGAAGCGCAAAAGAAGCAAGCTCGTGCAAAG GTTAAAGGCAAAGCAGGGCAAAATGGGGGAATAGCTACCGATGAATTTGAGAAGGATGAACTTCTTTCTCCAACTAGTCCTGTTGTGGAGAACTCCAGTGATAAAGAGAACAAGTCGGAATTAGACAACAAATCAGAATTGAAGATTGCAGAACCCACACCTAAGGAATCTGATCACATTTTGATAGAACAGACATTACTGGAGAAAAATGATGACGTGATACTAGAGGATACCTCTGAGGAAGGATGGCAAGAGGCTTTACCAAAAGGCCGTTCAACAATGAGCCGTAAGATTTCTAGTTCTAGGAGACCTAACCTTGCAAAACTTAACACTAACTTCACGAATGCTTCCCATTTACCTAGAGCTCGAGGTAAAACCACTAATTTTCCATCTCCAagattgactacaaatgaatctACGGCATCATCTGGGCTATCTCCTGCTTCAAAGAAGTTTGTGAAGAGTGCTAGTTTCAGCCCTAAGTTAAACACTGCTGCTTCACCAACTGGTGGTACTGAGAGATCTTCTAAGCCAAAATCAGCACCTATCACCCCTGCTCAAACAGAACAAGTTGTCAAAACTAATTCAATTGTCAGCTCAATCAGCGTTCAGGCAGCTGGAAAACTATTTTCTTACAAAGAAGTTGCTTTAGCTCCACCTGGTACCATTGTGAAAGCAGTGGCAGAGCAATTGCCAAAGGATAGTAGTTCAGAACAAACCAAGGAGACTGTGGCAACTGATTCAACTCTGCCGACAACAGCGAAAACCAATGATGGAGAAAAGGCTCAGAAAGTCAATGGAGAGAAGCAACATGATGATTCTGGTGACACTCAACAGAGTAAAGAGAAAGCACCTGTATCAGCCGAATTTTCTGACGGGACAAAAGCTGATGCTTCTGGGGAGAAGGACGGAGTTGTCACAGCTTCAGAAGTAAAGCCTGCTGCTAAAAACAAAGGAGACTCTACAAATAGCTCCATTCCAGGGATCCAAAATAATCGTTCTTCCAGTGATTCAAATGCTACTTCCAAAGTCAATATGCTGGAAAGCAAAGCTGATAAAATCCCAGACAACTCTTCTGATCTTGAACCTGCTAATGATTTAGTGACAGAGAAGGATTCTTGTCTTACAAATGAAGGAGCTGCAGTGAAAGAGAAGAATGATGATGAACCCAGTGATCCAGGAAGTGTCACATTGCCAACTGGAGTAGATAAAGATATTACCAGCAATGCTAGTACCGTGCTTACTGAATCAGACCAGCAAGGTGATTCTGAGGCTGGAAAAGAAGCAACCAAAAAACTTTCGGCAGCTGCACCACCATTTAATCCATCGCCTATTCCAGTTTTTGGCACTATCCCAGCACCAGGTTTCAAGGAGCATGGAGGAATATTGCCCCCTCCTGTAAATATCCCTCCTCTGCTTCCTCTGAGTCCTGTTCGTAGATCACCGCATCAGTCAGCAACAGCGCGAGTTCCGTATGGTCCACGCTTGTCAGGTGGCTATGGTAGGTCTGGAAATCGAGTTCCACGAAACAAGCCTGCTTTTCTCAATGGTGAACCTAATGGGGATGCCAGCCATTTCGCTATTCCTAGAATCATGAACCCACATGCAGCTGAATTTGTCCCTGGCCAACCATGGGTTCCAAATGGCTTTCCAGTTGCTCCAAATGGTTACATGGCTTCACCAAATGGATATGCAATATCACCAAATAGCATACCAGTATCACCGGATGGTTCTCCAGCATCCTTGAACAGTACATCAGTGACTGACGACGGACTTCCAGTATCTCCAGTTGAGGCAGGAGAATCCCCTTCAGCTGTAACTGTGGAAGAAGCTGCTGAAAATCACGATACAGCGGTGGCCGATGGAACTGAAGTGGAAACCTCCAGTAGTTTGGTAACTGACCAGACAGAAAGTCAGCAGATCATGCAGGATCAGGAAGAAGATGTGGAAAAACAACATGACATTCCTAAAGTTGATGAGAAATCACAATGTGAAAATGGAGAAATGTCTGAAGATACACCTGCACAATCTGATGAGATTACTACGTCAAAAGAAACATGTAGTACTGTCGTTCTTGAGGAGAAAGGAACCAAGCGTTGGGGAGATTATAGTGACAGTGAAAATGAGGTTGTTGAG CTGACTGGGTATCCCTCAAGGACAGCAGCTGAATCGCAGAGCTGTTTTCCTGCTCAGATGTCCGGTGAAGATCAAAACCAAGTAATGTACTGA